The window AGCAACAGGGCAAACAAACGTAAGCCCAGATTGTCTTTTAGCATTAGTAATCTATTCCTCTATAAAAGTGTTTATCTTGAACTGTTTTATCTTTTTGTACAAAGTGGTACGTTCAATTCCAATTTGACGGGCGGTTTTAGATACTTGCCAGCCGTTAAGTTCCAGATGATGAACCAGATAGTCTCGTTCATACTGTGCTATACTCTCTTTCAGAGTGGGGATATCTAGATACTTCATGTTCTCCCCGCAACAGTCCTTGTCCTTACCATTCAGTTTATGTTCCAGATGTTTCATAATGGTTGAGTTTGTAATGCTCTTCTCGTTGATCATCATGAATTTACAGAAGTTTCGCAATTCACGGATATTACCCGGCCAGGCATAATCAAGCAGACTGCTTTTCAATGTAGTGAGATCCAGCTGGTCACTAATGTTGTATTGATGTGAGAAACTTGTAAGGAAGAAACTCATCAGCAAGAGGATGTCCTCTCCGCGCTCACGCAATGGGGGCATTTCCACTATATTACCCTCTATGCGATAGTATAGATCCCTTCGAAATATATCGGGATCTTTAAGCAAGTCCATATTTGCATTTGAAGCAAAGATGAGGCGTGTTGATACCTTTTTCATGGGGCCGCTCACTACCTGAATTTCTTTGTTTTCTATGGCTCTCAAAATCTTGGATTGAGACTTCAGCGATAGATTTGTGACCTCATCCAAAAACAGCAACCCACTGCTACACTCTTCAAAGAATCCAGTTTTATTTCTGTCTGCACTGGTAAAACTGCCTTTCACATGACCAAACAGTTCGCTCTCGATCAGGGTTTCGGTCAATGCGGAGCAATTTAGCGTATGAAAAGGCTTTCCGAAGCGTTTTGAGCTAGTATAGTAGTAATTTGCGGCTACTTCCTTTCCGGTACCAGTCTCCCCAATCAGAAATAGATCCTCGTCCACCTCTGCCAATTTGTGGATCTTTTCCCGAACCTGTTTGATGGCCTCGCTTTCCCCAATGAAAGGAAAGCTGCGGGTAAATTGCTTCTTCATGTTAATGTATTCAATCTGAAGCCCGATGTGTTCCTCTTCCTGCCGTTTCAATGTGATGGCGTTGTCTATGTGCAGCAGCAATTGATTGGTGCTGAAACTGCTGCCTTTCTCGATGAAGTGATATGCGCCGAGTGAGCGGATTTCCTGTACCTGACTGGAGCTAACCTCTCCGGAAATCACTATTACCTTATAGTTCAAATCCATCTTGTCTTTCAAATGCTTCAGAACTTGGATACCATTCAGTTTGCTGCCCACCAGATACACATCCAACAGAATTACGTCAGGATTGAATATCCGTAGTTCTTCAAAAAAGACATCGGAATTAGCTGTGATAAGTACATCGTAATTGAATTTATTTAAGATCAAAGCTACCTGATCTGCCAAAACGACATCATCTTCCAGAATCAGAACTTTTCCTTTAGTCATTGATACCTCAAAAGTCTTTCTTCCAGCTCTGCCAGAGCATTTATGTAATAGATGTATGCCTGATCTGGAGAGTCGTATGGCGAGAAATACTTGTGAACGTCTCCATCTTGGAAGTATTTGGCACACATATAGTAGAAGTGATCCGATGTACTAAGCATGCGGATTGTGCGCAAAAGCTCCGGATCACCCTTTGCTTTTACCTTGTCAAAGAGATCGTAGAGCGTCTCTATCGCATTATGCTGCATATCATTTCCCAACCATGCTGAAAGGTCTCGCTCCGCATCTGCCCACGAAACGGGATCGGGGAAGCTGATGGATTCCTGTTGATAATTTGCCAATTCTGCAGCTTCTTTGGGAAATGCAAAGCCAAGATGCTGATACTTCAATACAGCGCTGGGAAAATGGCGCATAAAGTCAAAAATACCAGTGGTAGCCCATTGATGCTCTCCAAAGGTTTCGTAATCCATAAACAGATTCAGAAACTGATTGCGTCCCTTGCTTTCATTCAAGGTCAACTTATCGATCCAGCTTACAAACTTGTCCACGGTAAGGGGATATTCTGGCCAGTCTCGATTGGAGAAGCGAAAGGCGATGTCGTCTGCCAATTGATAATACTTGAACAGCAGATTTATCCGCTTGGAATAGTTCTTGTAGGCATATAGCGGAGAACGCCATTGCAATACTCTGTCTACTCCCTCGGTGAGAATGGTTTTAAATCCCGCAATCTCGTATATCAGGTCTGAGAGCCTATCCTGATAAATGAGCTCTGTGTTTCTAAAGGTTTCGGTGTAATAGCCAAATTCCTCTTTCATCAGATCACGATGTAAGGCTACCTGATCCAGAAACTCATTTGAGTCGTACAAAAAGGATAGAGAATGGAAATAAGTTTCTCCGAGCAGTTCCACACAGCCTGTCTCCACCAAGGCTTTAAAAGACTCCAGAGTCTCTGGGCTGTATAACTTGAATTGCTCGATGGCGGTGCCGGTGATCGAGAATGCTACCTTAAACTGTCCCTCATGCTTCTTGATGAGTTCGAGAAGCAGCTTATTCGTTGGTAAATAACACTTCTCAGCCACTTTTTGCATTACTTCCCTATTCATCCTGTCATCAAACATCGGGCTGTTTTGTCCGATATCTAATACATTATAATGAGTTAGGCGAAAGGGTTGGTGCACTTGAAAATAAAATACTATGTATAACATAATGCTTCCCCCTCAATGCGTTCGGATATACTCTGCCAAAGCTGAGCTGTACAATTGTCTGATCTTTTCCGCAGCTTCTTCCCATTGAATCTTATTCACTTCCCTCATGCCTTCGATGCCTATCTTGGAACAGTACTTCGGGTTTTCAATGAGGTGATTGATGGTCTCCACCCACAGATCGACATCCCAGTAGTCTATCTTAAATGCGTGTTGAACTACCTCGGATACTCCGGATTGCTTTGAGATGATGGATGTGATTCCGTAAGCCATTGCTTCCAGGGGACTGATGCCAAACGGTTCCGATACGGATGGTAATACATAGATATCTGCTGCCCTTAGAATCTTCTCCACTTGCTTTCGATTCAGGAATCCAGTAAACAGAAAACGGTTCTTCAGCTTTACTGCTGCCGATCTTCGCAAGAGACGCCTGCTCATATCCCCCGTGCCTGCCATTATAAATCTGGCATCGGGATGAGTCTGCAACACTCTTTGTGCCATATCTAAAAAGTAATCTGGCCCCTTTTGCAAAGTAATACGTCCCAAATAGAGGATCACAGGACCCCGGAAGATTCGTTCTTTACTAAGCACTGCGTCTTCAGAGATGGTAAAGGCATTGTGAATGATACGGATTTTGCCTGTATCGATACGATAGCGGCTCATAATCATCTGTGCAGTGTATTTTGATACAGCAATTACTTTGTCTGCATAGGTCATTCCCGCGTGTTCTATTTTGTGGATGCGTTCATCTCCTGGTCCGCCTGCACGGTCAAATTCTGTAGCGTGAATGTGGACTACAAGCGGTTTATTGCTAATCTTCCGCGCCAACATCCCAGCAGGATAGGTAAGCCAATCGTGAGCGTGGATGATGTCGTACTCCAGCATTTTCGCCACGCGTTCTGCCCGTAAGGTGTATTCCTGAACTTTACGGATAAGGTCTTCTTCTCCGAATAGGTTGGAGGTCATCTGTGTCCAAAGTTCATTTTTATCATTGCCTACTGTTTTGGAATACCAATATTCCTCCTTCACTGAGCTGGCATAACGCTTTATATCCGCAAGTTGAAAATATGATTCCGGCCTTTCGCTGATCCCTATGTATTCCAAGCGCTCTATGGTGTCGTGAAACTGCATACTTTTGTACTTCACTTGCTTTTTGGGATCCATGAAGACGGTGGGCAGAGTGTCCACGTCACTTTCTTCGCGCAGAGGGAAATATACTTCCTCTCTGGTAGGCAACACCAAATCGATCTTGATTCCCAAAGCGAGCAGGGACTTCACCATGCCATAGCATGCCATCCCCAATCCTCCGGAAATGAGCGGGGGAAACTCCCAAGTGAACATCAAGATTTTCATATCTTCGCTCCCATCTTCTCCAGATAGGTTTCAATGTTATATAGGGCTGCCACACTCCATGCCTGAGCCGGAGCGCCCTTGGGGAAATGCGGATGATCTCCGTCCCATACTTCTGCCACGGAAGCGATGTGTCCCCTCATGAAGCTATTTCTCAATACACCAATCAGGTCGCCGATAGTCTTCACTATCTCATCTTCGCTCTTTTGAGCTCCGTAAACCTTCATATAGAGACCGCAGAAAGGGCCAAACAGCCAGGCCCACACGCTACCGTTGTAATACGCCATATCGCGCTCTCGCTGAGTTCCGTAGTATTTCTTACGGAATCTGGAGTCTTTGGGACTAAGAGTGCGAATGCCATAGAAGGTATAAAGTTCGGTAAAAGTGCGCTCCAATACTTGTTTCATGATGTCCAAAGATACCGGAGTCCAAGGCAGGGACAGCGCAATGATGGCATTGGGACGTATCTCGACGATTGGCTTGTCTCCCTCCAGCCTGTCAGCCAAATATTCTCCAGTCCAGAACTTGCTAAAGGATTCCTTTACTTTGTAACTCAACATCAGATAGTCTGCTTTTGCTGATATCTTCCCCTTTCCAGCGGTATTGTAGGCTTCACAGATGGCTTCATAGGCACATAGCGCATTATACCACAGGGAGTTGATTTCTACAGGACATCCCCAACGTGGGCATACTGCCTTACCGTCTATGCGCACATCCATCCAAGTTCCGTGGGCAAAAGCCGGATCCAATTCTATCAATCCGTCTTCTCTAACCCGATAGGGACGCTCGGAAGTTTGTAAAAGTGCCCCAATAATGCTCTCGGACAGTTCTAGAATTTCCTTCCAATATGCCTTGCTTTGCTTCTTTTTACCTACTTTCCACAACATGATGATGTACCACAGAGTGGCGTCTATACTGTCGTAATTGCCATCTCTGCCGGATTCTGCCACCATGTTGGGGATCAGGCCATTTTCTATGTGTGTGCTGTATTTGCGTAAGATTCGTTCTGCCAATTCCAGATTGTCGCTATTGTGCAATAGCGCATTTACCACTACCATGGTATCTCTGCCCCAGGGGCCGTAAAATGGATATCCAGCCACCACGTCGTCTTCAGTGCAAAAATCCTTGAGGGCAAATTCCAATATCTTCAGATAGCTCTGTCTGTCAAAGAGGATGTTGTCGTCGTAATCCAGCTTGGAGAGCAGATCGTCCTCAGCGTCTTCCGTTTTGGGGAAATCCATTGCTTTGGGCAGATGGCTGTAGCGCGCTTCAATTCGCTCGATCATTACGCTGGGATCAATGATCTCGGAATCTGAAAACAGTATGTAATTGCTCTCAGCAGGTGCAAGGTCAAAATCGATCTGGAACAAGCTAATTTGGTCGCCTATGCCCTCATAACCGCTCATTACTTCCCAAGGATAATAAACATTGTAAAACACATAGCGGTTGTGCATCACATTGGCTTTTACACTGTGGCCAAATACCTGGATGCCGTTATTTACCCTCAGTACGGAAAAGCTTGTGCCAAACTCCGTCTCCTGGATCTGAGTATGATAATCAATGAAGTCCAAACTGCCGTGACTATTGATCTCATGATGAGGACACATGGTGAACTTTGGGTGCAGATTGAAATGCAGAAGATGCTTGCCCAAATTGCTGTATTTCACCAGAGTGGTATTGCTTTCGCTGTCCATCATGATCTCTTTGAAGATCAATATCTCATTTTGATGTGGTAAAGCCGAATATAGAAAAGCAGGATAGGGGCGCAGCCAGGGTTTCACCAAATGAAAAAAGCCTTCTGGATAGATACAGTTGCTGTAGTTATTGCTATCCAGATGAATATACTCGCCGCGCCATTCCACTTTCTCTTCCATCCCTGCCACCAGATGGTGACGGTTGAAATCCTTGTCGCTTGCAACCAGTAAACCATGATACTTGCGTTGATTGATCAAGTTTCCGGTACCTAAAGCATAGGCTCCGAACTTGTTGGTCAAAATCCACTCATGGTGATGGGTCTCCATGAAGTAATTGTTCATTGAACCCCCTTGTACTCTATACTCATAGCTTTATGTTGATTATTTTCAATAGCAGTATATTCGTCAAGTAAAAATACATAAAATATCGCAAATACCATCACACTATACTGCCCGTGAAGCCTGATAATGTTGCCTGATAATCCCAGAACAATGTGTTCATGCGTGCTTATGCTCCTTCATCCATTTCCAACCTCTTCGATTAATTTATCTCAAATGTGCAGATTGTGAAGATTATGAGAATAAATCTCTTCCCAAAGGGCAGAGCTCATAGAAAACTAAAACAGGCGAGTATTAATCCCGCCTGTTTATATCTGATCTTTATGTTTGTTATACGAGGCCTTGGTCGCACATAGCGGTTGCTACTTTCAAGAAGCCGGCAATATTGGCTCCCTTAACGTAGTT is drawn from Candidatus Cloacimonadota bacterium and contains these coding sequences:
- a CDS encoding glycoside hydrolase family 57 protein — encoded protein: MLYIVFYFQVHQPFRLTHYNVLDIGQNSPMFDDRMNREVMQKVAEKCYLPTNKLLLELIKKHEGQFKVAFSITGTAIEQFKLYSPETLESFKALVETGCVELLGETYFHSLSFLYDSNEFLDQVALHRDLMKEEFGYYTETFRNTELIYQDRLSDLIYEIAGFKTILTEGVDRVLQWRSPLYAYKNYSKRINLLFKYYQLADDIAFRFSNRDWPEYPLTVDKFVSWIDKLTLNESKGRNQFLNLFMDYETFGEHQWATTGIFDFMRHFPSAVLKYQHLGFAFPKEAAELANYQQESISFPDPVSWADAERDLSAWLGNDMQHNAIETLYDLFDKVKAKGDPELLRTIRMLSTSDHFYYMCAKYFQDGDVHKYFSPYDSPDQAYIYYINALAELEERLLRYQ
- a CDS encoding glycosyltransferase, which codes for MKILMFTWEFPPLISGGLGMACYGMVKSLLALGIKIDLVLPTREEVYFPLREESDVDTLPTVFMDPKKQVKYKSMQFHDTIERLEYIGISERPESYFQLADIKRYASSVKEEYWYSKTVGNDKNELWTQMTSNLFGEEDLIRKVQEYTLRAERVAKMLEYDIIHAHDWLTYPAGMLARKISNKPLVVHIHATEFDRAGGPGDERIHKIEHAGMTYADKVIAVSKYTAQMIMSRYRIDTGKIRIIHNAFTISEDAVLSKERIFRGPVILYLGRITLQKGPDYFLDMAQRVLQTHPDARFIMAGTGDMSRRLLRRSAAVKLKNRFLFTGFLNRKQVEKILRAADIYVLPSVSEPFGISPLEAMAYGITSIISKQSGVSEVVQHAFKIDYWDVDLWVETINHLIENPKYCSKIGIEGMREVNKIQWEEAAEKIRQLYSSALAEYIRTH
- a CDS encoding amylo-alpha-1,6-glucosidase gives rise to the protein MNNYFMETHHHEWILTNKFGAYALGTGNLINQRKYHGLLVASDKDFNRHHLVAGMEEKVEWRGEYIHLDSNNYSNCIYPEGFFHLVKPWLRPYPAFLYSALPHQNEILIFKEIMMDSESNTTLVKYSNLGKHLLHFNLHPKFTMCPHHEINSHGSLDFIDYHTQIQETEFGTSFSVLRVNNGIQVFGHSVKANVMHNRYVFYNVYYPWEVMSGYEGIGDQISLFQIDFDLAPAESNYILFSDSEIIDPSVMIERIEARYSHLPKAMDFPKTEDAEDDLLSKLDYDDNILFDRQSYLKILEFALKDFCTEDDVVAGYPFYGPWGRDTMVVVNALLHNSDNLELAERILRKYSTHIENGLIPNMVAESGRDGNYDSIDATLWYIIMLWKVGKKKQSKAYWKEILELSESIIGALLQTSERPYRVREDGLIELDPAFAHGTWMDVRIDGKAVCPRWGCPVEINSLWYNALCAYEAICEAYNTAGKGKISAKADYLMLSYKVKESFSKFWTGEYLADRLEGDKPIVEIRPNAIIALSLPWTPVSLDIMKQVLERTFTELYTFYGIRTLSPKDSRFRKKYYGTQRERDMAYYNGSVWAWLFGPFCGLYMKVYGAQKSEDEIVKTIGDLIGVLRNSFMRGHIASVAEVWDGDHPHFPKGAPAQAWSVAALYNIETYLEKMGAKI
- a CDS encoding sigma-54 dependent transcriptional regulator; the encoded protein is MTKGKVLILEDDVVLADQVALILNKFNYDVLITANSDVFFEELRIFNPDVILLDVYLVGSKLNGIQVLKHLKDKMDLNYKVIVISGEVSSSQVQEIRSLGAYHFIEKGSSFSTNQLLLHIDNAITLKRQEEEHIGLQIEYINMKKQFTRSFPFIGESEAIKQVREKIHKLAEVDEDLFLIGETGTGKEVAANYYYTSSKRFGKPFHTLNCSALTETLIESELFGHVKGSFTSADRNKTGFFEECSSGLLFLDEVTNLSLKSQSKILRAIENKEIQVVSGPMKKVSTRLIFASNANMDLLKDPDIFRRDLYYRIEGNIVEMPPLRERGEDILLLMSFFLTSFSHQYNISDQLDLTTLKSSLLDYAWPGNIRELRNFCKFMMINEKSITNSTIMKHLEHKLNGKDKDCCGENMKYLDIPTLKESIAQYERDYLVHHLELNGWQVSKTARQIGIERTTLYKKIKQFKINTFIEE